Proteins encoded together in one Gadus chalcogrammus isolate NIFS_2021 chromosome 18, NIFS_Gcha_1.0, whole genome shotgun sequence window:
- the LOC130370971 gene encoding ankyrin repeat domain-containing protein 61-like, with the protein MAQDMQRNGYSFTPGHGTLVGISIRDEDPDRSSERDSEGYAALHSAILTWGHHLRIWPKPNPGFKTTLSDVFARDELCLCRLCDQGVNINARSGDSSSQTALHLAVRYGVLPAVAILASYGADVNAEDSSGMTPLHVASGTLQKDIVSSLIKLGADINAVSRWTGNTPLHLATTAVAVRDHRGPASTGLGCVAELLRHGADPDVANRADLTPLQEACVHGQEELVDMLLSHGADLNRRTGAGEGCLLLFLDRPVNVRRAGSLLSKLLCLTRPSGLSVRDAGGRLPAALTRPCYAAQRGRLLALSRRPKSLKDLCKNRVYLSPAHAGRVRLRDVLPDAIFDFVFNRWEAPGDVSFSMEEDDGECLG; encoded by the exons ATGGCCCAAGACATGCAACGCAACGGCTACTCTTTTACCCCGGGACATGGTACCCTTGTCGGCATATCAATTAGGGACGAGGATCCAGACCGGTCTTcagaaag AGACAGTGAAGGATACGCCGCCCTGCACTCGGCGATTTTAACTTGGGGCCATCACCTTAGAATTTGGCCCAAACCAAATCCTGGATTCAAGACTACCCTGAGTGACGTTTTTGCCCGGGATGAGCTCTGCCTCTGCAGACTCTGTGATCAGGGCGTCAACATCAACGCTAGG AGTGGCGACAGTAGCAGTCAGACGGCCCTCCACCTGGCTGTTCGCTATGGGGTGCTGCCTGCAGTAGCCATCCTGGCCAGCTACGGCGCTGATGTCAACGCAGAGGACAGTAGTGGGATGACCCCGCTGCACGTGGCCAGCGGAACTCTCCAGAAAGACATCGTATCTAGCCTCATTAAGCTGGGAGCGGACATCAACGCT GTAAGCAGATGGACAGGGAACACCCCCTTGCACCTGGCCACCACGGCTGTAGCCGTACGGGACCACCGAGGCCCGGCGTCCACCGGCCTGGGCTGTGTCGCGGAGCTCCTGCGTCACGGGGCCGACCCCGATGTGGCCAACCGAGCCGACCTGACGCCCCTGCAGGAGGCCTGCGTCCACggccaggaggagctggtggacatGCTGCTGTCGCACGGCGCCGACCTCAACCGGAGGACCGGCGCGGGCGAGGGCTGCCTCCTCCTGTTCCTGGACCGCCCGGTGAACGTGCGGCGGGCGGGGAGCCTGCTGTCAAAGCTCCTCTGCCTGACCCGACCGTCGGGCCTCTCCGTGCGGGACGCCGGCGGACGCCTGCCCGCCGCGCTGACGAGGCCGTGCTACGCCGCGCAGAGAGGCCGCCTCCTGGCTCTGAGCCGGCGGCCCAAGAGCCTCAAGGACTTGTGCAAGAACCGGGTGTACCTGAGCCCTGCGCACGCCGGCCGAGTGCGGCTGAGGGACGTCCTGCCCGACGCGATTTTCGATTTTGTATTCAACCGCTGGGAAGCTCCCGGCGACGTCTCGTTCAGCATGGAGGAGGACGACGGCGAGTGCCTCGGATAG